One genomic region from Henningerozyma blattae CBS 6284 chromosome 2, complete genome encodes:
- the NAF1 gene encoding RNA-binding snoRNP assembly protein (similar to Saccharomyces cerevisiae NAF1 (YNL124W); ancestral locus Anc_2.146), giving the protein MSDDLFSKALANPEATVEVNLPEVALKGNESASESESESEGENKSASESESEGENKSASESESEGENKSESKNKNKSNSASASDSDSSSDSSSDNEEEEEEGSSVEEGVVDEEEEGSSAPIRSAHEIVEEVVEIPNDYKIDKKTNIQYIGTIHSIFEKSMIIHANGSGEQRVLKDGSIFCFEDHRAIGRLMEVFGPLQSPYYRVGMSSGVEEESKDLVGEKAFIVMPDSRWVDTFELKKVKGSDASNGFDEEVAPEEQEFSDDEEERKFKSSKKNKKNKRKNDGDGGSGGGKMKMNKVYNAQPMKIPKGMMETNVNANIGYRSRNHRGTTSGSNMPVSMPIPQGVPQGMPQGLPPPMPQSVPHGVPQGIPNMNMPIQYGNMPMQYGNMPYNNMPYPNMPYPNMPYGNMPPPNMPQNMPLPNIPQNMPPPNMPQNMPYMNMPQHMPPQNMPYMNNNTQSIPPPMPPPPNYQQPNMDQVYQLHNILLKQAQKKPDVKEQDDVEY; this is encoded by the coding sequence ATGAGTGACGATTTATTTAGTAAAGCTTTAGCCAATCCAGAAGCTACAGTTGAAGTGAACTTGCCAGAGGTTGCTCTAAAGGGGAACGAGAGTGCAAGTGAGAGTGAGAGTGAGAGTGAAGGGGAGAACAAGAGTGCAAGTGAGAGTGAGAGTGAAGGGGAGAACAAGAGTGCAAGTGAGAGTGAGAGTGAAGGGGAGAACAAGAGTGAGAGCAAGAACAAGAACAAGAGCAATAGTGCTAGTGCTAGTGATAGTGATAGTAGTAGTGATAGTTCTAGTGacaatgaagaagaagaagaagaaggcTCATCTGTTGAAGAAGGAGTAgtagatgaagaagaagaaggtAGCTCTGCTCCAATTAGGTCGGCACATGAAATAGTGGAAGAAGTTGTTGAAATACCCAATGATTATAAGATTGACAAAAAGACTAATATCCAATACATTGGTACAATCCATtctatatttgaaaaaagtatGATCATCCATGCAAATGGATCTGGAGAACAACGAGTCTTGAAAGACGgatcaatattttgttttgaagATCATAGGGCTATCGGACGATTAATGGAAGTATTTGGACCGTTACAATCACCATATTACAGAGTTGGTATGAGTAGTGGGGTGGAAGAAGAAAGTAAGGATCTTGTTGGTGAGAAGGCGTTTATAGTGATGCCTGATTCACGCTGGGTGGATACGTTTGAATTGAAGAAAGTTAAAGGTAGTGATGCATCCAATGGgtttgatgaagaagttgCGCCTGAAGAACAAGAATTCtcagatgatgaagaagagagaaagtttaaaagtagcaagaaaaataagaagAATAAGAGAAAAAATGATGGTGATGGTGGCAGTGGTGGTGGtaagatgaagatgaataaGGTGTATAATGCACAACCTATGAAGATACCGAAGGGTATGATGGAGACGAATGTTAATGCAAATATAGGCTATCGCTCTCGTAACCACAGGGGGACCACTTCAGGGTCGAATATGCCAGTGTCTATGCCAATACCACAGGGTGTGCCACAGGGCATGCCTCAAGGATTACCACCACCAATGCCTCAAAGTGTACCTCATGGTGTACCACAGGGCATACCAAATATGAATATGCCTATACAATATGGGAACATGCCTATGCAGTATGGTAATATGCCATACAACAATATGCCTTATCCAAACATGCCTTATCCAAACATGCCATATGGAAATATGCCACCACCAAATATGCCTCAGAACATGCCACTACCAAACATACCTCAAAACATGCCACCACCTAACATGCCTCAAAATATGCCATATATGAACATGCCACAACATATGCCACCTCAAAACATGCcatatatgaataataatactcaAAGCATCCCTCCACCTATGCCTCCACCACCAAACTATCAACAACCTAACATGGATCAAGTATATCAATTGCATAATATTCTATTGAAACAAGCTCAAAAGAAACCTGACGTGAAGGAACAAGATGATGTTGAATACTAA
- the MRP35 gene encoding mitochondrial 54S ribosomal protein bL35m MRP35 (similar to Saccharomyces cerevisiae YNL122C; ancestral locus Anc_2.151), giving the protein MLRLIGLFAAPSHLPAPLQLSLVRGLHKLKLKTHKGTLKRWRRRVAPGGPAAEQFVRSKAGRNHGNIGWSHRALAALSRRVPAHSTHVKALRKLLPY; this is encoded by the coding sequence ATGCTACGCCTCATTGGCCTATTTGCTGCCCCCTCACATCTCCCTGCCCCCCTCCAGCTCTCACTCGTCCGTGGCCTTCACAAACTTAAGCTTAAAACTCACAAGGGCACATTAAAGCGTTGGCGTCGTCGAGTGGCTCCTGGTGGTCCAGCCGCCGAGCAATTTGTGCGGTCTAAAGCTGGAAGAAACCACGGTAATATCGGCTGGTCCCATCGTGCTTTGGCAGCATTGTCTCGTCGTGTTCCAGCTCATTCGACACATGTCAAAGCTCTGCGTAAACTGCTGCCTTATTAA
- the COX23 gene encoding Cox23p (similar to Saccharomyces cerevisiae COX23 (YHR116W); ancestral locus Anc_2.153) codes for MTAKAPTQSSPESNPAKQLENGSVVQNDPTNVSFVHHDPDNHVTTFQYFPDKPTSTMTRFNFADKESSKFYDPCHESAQMSVRCMTDHPDDHKTVCAEFFAAYRDCKKAWIDAKKRGEY; via the coding sequence ATGACCGCAAAAGCCCCCACGCAAAGCTCCCCAGAAAGTAATCCTGCCAAGCAATTGGAAAATGGCTCTGTCGTTCAGAATGATCCTACCAACGTTTCCTTTGTACATCATGACCCTGATAACCACGTGACAACTTTCCAATATTTCCCTGATAAGCCTACTTCTACTATGACTCGATTCAACTTTGCCGATAAGGAATCTTCTAAGTTCTATGATCCATGTCATGAATCTGCCCAGATGAGTGTCCGTTGTATGACAGACCATCCAGACGATCACAAGACTGTTTGTGCTGAGTTTTTTGCCGCCTATCGCGATTGTAAAAAGGCCTGGATTGACGCCAAAAAAAGGGGGGAGTATTAG